DNA sequence from the Carassius carassius unplaced genomic scaffold, fCarCar2.1 SCAFFOLD_177, whole genome shotgun sequence genome:
agatactatttaaattgAACTGGACTAAAACTGGATGaatttaagttttattaaaaCAGTGGGGGACATGTCGGTCACGTGCCCTACgtattatacacatatatattatttcacaTCGAGGATTGtgctgcattttaaaaatgtgcaaaaacatCAAGTGCTGTAAGACAAGTAATAAAGATTTGTTGCTTCTATTACAGTAGTGTTGCTTTTCAAGTGTTAATGAAAAAtcagaaaacagaaaagaaaagtgtAAAATAGTTTTTCTCTTAAAATGGTCCAATAACATCTGAAGGCAGCATTGTTCTCTTCCTTACTGTAAGCTACTTGCCTGTTTTTACTAATGCAGGACAATTCTGCTTTTAggaaacgtattattattattattattattattattatatgctgtTTCCTCAATATTTATGCtggttttttattactattattacagaAAATTTTAGGCTGCAATTCTTGAAAACTCACAAAACCAACATGAAGAAAAAAGCCAAATATATTTTTGAGTACAAGAAAGAAAATGAAGTACATCTCAAGGCTGTTTACACAGAACTGTTCATCACAGAGGGAGATATGAAAGATGTCAATCGCGAACATGAGATTCAACAGATTGATGATACTCTAAAGACCCAGAACTCACAGGACAAACCAATTAACTGCAAtgacatatttacattattaaggGAAAACAATGAGGAAAAGATTGTGCTGACCAAGGGCATTGCTGGCATTGGAAAAACAGTGTCTGTGCACAAGTTAATCCTGGACTGGGCAGAAGAAGAAGCCAATCAGGaaatagattgtgtgttcctgcTTCCATTCCGAGATATAaacttaatgaaaaataaagatgTCAGTCTCCATGAATTTCTGGTGAAATTTTATCCTGAACTGAAGGACTTGGACGAAGCAATGCTATATAAGGAATGTAAGCTTGCATTTATATTTGATGGACTTGATGAGAGTCGCCTGCTTCTAAATTTTGAAAGTAGTTCTCTGAACACTGTTGATGAAAGAGCATCTGTAGATGTACTGTTTACAAGTCTGGTCAAAGGGACATTGCTTCCATCAGCTCTCATCTGGGTGACCTCACGACCAGCAGCGGCCAATCTGATCCTTCCAGAGTATGTAGGTTTGTACACAGAGGTGCGAGGATTCAATGACAAACAGAAGGAGGAGTACTTTAGAAAGAGAATCACAGATGAGAGTCTGGCCTCCATAATCATCTCACACATTAAGAAATCTCGTAGTCTCTACATAATGTGCCACATTCCTGTGTTCTGCTGGATCACAGCCATAGTACTTCAGAATATTCTCAAGAAAAATACAGAGAACATCAGCACAACACTCACTGAAATGTACATTCACTTCCTGCTGATACAGATGAAAATAAAGAACCGGAAGTACGACGAACAAGACGAAAGACAACGTACAAAGCTCTTAGGTTCAAATaaagaaatgcttttaaaattagCCAAATTAGCATTTGAACAGTTGAAGGAGAAAAACGTTGTTTTCTATGAGGAAGATCTggaaaaatgtgatattaaagtgAATGTTACCACTGAGTTTACAGGAATGATTGCTGAGATCTTTAAGGAGGAAGATGGACTTCATGAGACAAAGGTCTTCTGCTTTGTGCATCTGAGTGTTCAAGAGTTCCTCGCTGCAGTGCATGTGTTCATCTGCTACCTGAACAAGAACATGCAGGAGCTTCAGTTTTTCTTTGATGAGCCAAAAGAAAATATCACATTGCAGGAGATACTGCAGGAGGCTGTTGTTAAAGCTATAAAGAGTGGGAAAGGACATCTGGACCTGTTCCTGCGGTTTCTGATGGGCATTTCACTGAAATCTAGTCAAAACCTGCTCAA
Encoded proteins:
- the LOC132133950 gene encoding NLR family CARD domain-containing protein 3-like gives rise to the protein MKAETCASVNAPLMIGNTFNKAVYLCAPINEKQKSSEMAAERREKQKNFRLQFLKTHKTNMKKKAKYIFEYKKENEVHLKAVYTELFITEGDMKDVNREHEIQQIDDTLKTQNSQDKPINCNDIFTLLRENNEEKIVLTKGIAGIGKTVSVHKLILDWAEEEANQEIDCVFLLPFRDINLMKNKDVSLHEFLVKFYPELKDLDEAMLYKECKLAFIFDGLDESRLLLNFESSSLNTVDERASVDVLFTSLVKGTLLPSALIWVTSRPAAANLILPEYVGLYTEVRGFNDKQKEEYFRKRITDESLASIIISHIKKSRSLYIMCHIPVFCWITAIVLQNILKKNTENISTTLTEMYIHFLLIQMKIKNRKYDEQDERQRTKLLGSNKEMLLKLAKLAFEQLKEKNVVFYEEDLEKCDIKVNVTTEFTGMIAEIFKEEDGLHETKVFCFVHLSVQEFLAAVHVFICYLNKNMQELQFFFDEPKENITLQEILQEAVVKAIKSGKGHLDLFLRFLMGISLKSSQNLLKGLFTHPEASTESITQTAEYIKLVQNEYNISDETSVNLFYCLLELKDHSLYEEILSYLSSDKHPGRKLSSSMCTVLTSVLLMSEKVLDEFNPKQFTSSQTDYNRLIPAMRCCRKALFDNCGLDEACCGTVSSALQASNSHLAELDLSSNNLGDSGVKLLGLERLNCQLKIL